GGGTCAAAGAACACTTCGAGGTCCTACACCGGGCAGTGAGCCTTCTGTGGCAGGGTCAAAGCCGCGCTCAAGTAAAATcagttctttcttccaaaagaacCACACAGAGGTACCTAAATCTGCCCCTCCAGCAATGGAAGAGAAACCGGCAAATCCACCACCACAGCCCTTGGGTTCCAAACAACGTGAATCTGATGAGGATATGTACGCCCAAGCGTTAGCAATCGCACAGCAGAAATATGGTCAAACCAGTGAAACCGTTGAGTCACCAAAACCACCTACAAGCTCTGTTTCAAACATTCAGGAGCCTGTACCGAGGTCGAACAGCGATATTGACGTGCAAGTCTCCGAAGTCTTTGAGCGACAGGAGGCAACTACAGTGACCAAAACTACCACACCAGATGCAGAAGTGAACGATTCACGAAACGAATGGGATCGTTACGATGCAGCTCATCCAGAGCCAGTAGCTAAAACAGCTTCGCATGAGCGCAAGTCGAAATTTAAGAATATGTTTGAAAAAGTCAAGCAATTCTCAGCTGAGAATAGTGGTTACCAACCACCCAAGAAGACTCAGGCTCCATCTGCACCAGCCGAATCAGTTACAGATGACATCAACATTGTCAGTGTTGCTCCACTCAATCGTGCCGGTAGTACTTCGTCACACGGAGCCTCTACAACTCGAAACGTTGAGGCTTCCCTAGACCAAGTACCCAAAAACCAAGTACCCAAAGaaaagaaaccaaagaacggtttcttcaagaagttgttcaaACGTTCGTAACCTGTAATAATAgtttatttttcattataaTATACAATTCCTGATGACCCCATACTTAAATTAATTACAACTCTTGAGAAGCAGCACCTGGCTTAGCAGACTTCTTTGGCAATAAGTTTTGATGAATGTTTGGCAAGACACCACCTTGAGCAATAGTAACGTTACCCaacaatttgttcaattcatcatcatttctGATGGCCAATTGCAAATGTCTTGGAATAATTCTGGTCTTCTTGTTATCTCTAGCGGCATTACCTGCTAATTCTAGGATTTCAGCAGCCAAGTATTCAAGAACAGCAGTCATATAAACTGGAGCACCAGAACCAACTCTTTGAGCGTAGTTACCTTTTCTTAGCAGTCTGTGAACTCTACCGACTGGGAAAGTAAGACCAGCCTTAGCTGATCTGGATTGAGAAGCCTTTGCGGCAGAACCTGCTTTACCACCTTTACCACCTGACATGTTTTCTGTTTGTGTTGTTGAGTTGAGAAGGGGAAGTTGCCTCCCAATAGATTAGAAGGCCCGTTTATATACGTTTCGTTCTTTACTTTACAAGACTAGACCTTTTGGCGCGGCCCCCTTGGACCAGAACCTTCACCGTGTGCTGTGAAAAACCTGGAACGTTGAAGTCGGTTTCTTTCCGATCGCGACGagttcatttttcaaacaaaAAATCGATTTCGGTTAACTATGGGTAGACAGCGCGATTGCCAAATGCGGAATCGTGCCGTGCTGAAAATTTCACCCTCAATTTCTACATAGTTAAGCTGGGTTTATTAGCGAAGTTATGAGAACACTTCTTGTGACTGCCCATAGTTAAGCATTAATTGACTTGATCTTGAGGTGATTGAACTATTTCATATAAAAGGAGGCCTTATTGGGGGTACTGAGTGTTtgtattttcttcttacttGAAGATACTAAACAAATCAACACAAAGTAATACAATAATGTCTGCcaaagctgaaaagaaacCTGCTTCCAAAGCCCCAGCTGAGAAAAAACCAGCTGCTAAGAAGACTGCTTCCTCCACGGACAGtaacaagaagagaagtaAGGTCAGAAAGGAAACTTATTCTTCTTACATCTacaaagttttgaaacaAACTCACCCAGATACCGGTATCTCTCAAAAATCAATGTCcattttgaattctttcGTCAACGATATTTTCGAGAGAATTGCCACTGAAGCTTCTAAATTGGCTGCCtacaacaagaaatctACTATCTCTGCCAGAGAAATTCAAACTGCAGTTAGGTTGATCCTACCAGGTGAATTGGCAAAGCATGCAGTCTCCGAAGGTACTAGAGCTGTGACCAAGTACTCCTCTGCTGCTAGTCAAGCTTAaataaatttaaagaaTTAGGAAGTGTATAGTAGTGTagtattattattattaaTGAAATGGGTTTAAAATTAACTTTTTAATTATTTTTTGAATATAAATTTAAGGTGTCACAAATTGTATTTGTGACGTCTTGTTTAAACACTGTGAAAGAATAGAATAAAAAGGCATAAAGCATTGCTAGCTATCTATATTGCACTTTGAATCTGATCTAAGCTTGCAATATTACTATTCAACTACTGATAACTTGAACTTTTAACGTTCATTACTAAGATTCGCCTGTCTGATTGGCTCGCGAAGCTTCGCCAAATTGCCCGTTTCGAAAAATATAGCAAGCAGTTCTACTAATCTTTGAGAGTTACAACTAGGATTCATCAACCTCATCTACTAATAATATAGTCTTGTTGCAAACCCATTGGGCATCAGTAAAAGCTCAAGTAGATTTGAAGCTTAGAGAccaattgaaagatgtcAGTGGTAGCACTGAAGAATGCCGTCGTGGGATTGATGAGTTCAAGGAATAAAGGTCAAGATGATAAGGCCCCACTGTTGACTAATGATAATGCTTCTGGTACTTCCAGAGGCTTATATGGGTCTAGTAATGATTTAGAAGATGGAAGAGCTGATAGGGCCAATGCCAATGTGAGTCGGGGTAGTAGTAATAGCACTTTGAGTGGGAAGACAAGCCCTAataacgatgatgaggatggtGAATCTCACAATTCGTGGAGTTTACTGAATTCAGTTGATCCTCGTGTGATAAGTGATCTTATCATTGGTCTAAGTGATGGGTTGACTGTTCCCTTTGCGTTGACGGCTGGTTTGTCAAGTCTAGGTGATAGTAAACTGGTCATTACTGGTGGATTTGCTGAGTTGATCTCGGGAACCATATCTATGGGTCTAGGTGGTTACCTAGGTGCTAGAAGTGAGAGTGATTATTACCATGCAGAGGTTAAacaagagaagaggaaattTTACGATAATATGACAGTGATAAATCATGAGATCGAAGATATCTTGCTTGAAATTAatccaaacttttcagaTGAGACTATCGTTTCATTTATTAAggatttacaaagaacaCCGGAACTTATGGTTGACTTTATTATTAGATATGGTAGAGGACTAGATGAGCCCGCGGAGAACAGAGAATTAATAAGTGCAGTGACCATTGGTGGTGGCTATCTACTTGGTGGATTTGTACCGCTAATTCCATATTTTTTTGTGCGTGAAGTGGGAACGGGGTTGATCTGGTCCGTGGTAGTCATGGTGATTACTTTGTTTTGGTTCGGTTATTATAAGACACAGGTCTCTATGAGTGATACGTGCACTctacagaagaagatgagcGACGGACTCCAAATGATCGCCGTTGGAGGAATTGCCGCCGGTTCTGCATGGTTCCTCGTTAGGGCTCTAGGATAGAGTAACACATTATAACTGTCGATTTTAAGTCTCAAAGTGTACACTAAATATTCATAACAAATACGTCTTATGCTATCATCTATGTCTCccttcttttgaatttttaaTTCAGTATAGTCTTTAAAGTATCTACATCAAACATGCCTGTCCCATCCTTAAGCACATTGGCCAACATTATAAGTGACTTATTCGTAAAATCGGGTGCTTCCCTCAACGAATTGATATCTTCTCCGTAGTTTTCAAACATAAGGCCCAAGTACTTGTTCTTTTCCTCTGCCATGTTGTTCAGTGCTGTACCTAATTTTTGTCTATCCTCTTGCAAACTTTGTTTGACCTTGGTTAGATCTGCCGATTGCCCCTTGTTATAATCGTTTCTCTCTGTAAGTTCTGTTGTAGTAAATGGTATTGTATTCAATTTATCCTTCGCCTTATCGTCTAAGGTCTCAACAACATCGAATgccattttctcttctacAGCGACTTCGTCATCAGTCAGTTgaatatcttcttcctccacCTCTACTGCCTTAGTCTCCCGTCCCGACTCATTATCTGAGCTTGAATCCGAGCTGGAAGAATCGGATACATCGACcgttcttctcttctttctccttctAGATTTCTTAGCTACACTCTTCGCAGCCCTTGCTTCACCTTCAGACATTATCCTGTAAATCAATTAACGATGCACTAAGCTTCTTGTAAGTGTTCTCCAATGAACTTTTtatctcatctcatctcatctcatcgaattttttcagtaaAATTTCACCGCTTTCAGATGATCCTGGCAGTAAGACTAGACAAAATAAATCTATAGGCCTCTTTTATATTATTTACACATTTAAAGTATTCTATCCATCTCTACTAGTGCGTAATCGAGTATATAGCTTTGCTCTATCAGATTATCCACTCTGGAAAAGTGTCTCTTTGTATATGGAATAATTGCATCCACTAACTGCACTAGACCCGGTATTTCACATAGTTCTGAGATATTGTGATGTAGTAGGATACATTTGATCACCTTTTGAGCAATATTGTGTGTTCTGGCATTGGTGTTCCAgtctcttgatctttttaTCAGGAGAATTAGCTGTTCGTTGCTCAACGTGGAAAtaacttcatcaagttccttgttgaagatcgaTGTAGTATCGTCATCAGATTTGATCACTGACCGCCTTAGGACGTTAAAGAGTCTCATTGGATGATCCAAGGTTAGTGCTAGCAGGAATGCGTTAGTCCAATCTTCGTTCGATAGGTAATTCTGTAGagtttgttcttgttcgactttcttcttttccttctccaaATCCTGTTCcctttgttcttcagtaCAGTCTCTCCAGAACTGGAATACACCATCTGCGTCTGCACTAATTATTAGATCACCATCATTGCAAACATTCATTGCCCATATTCTGTTACCGTGACCATCCAAGGTTTTTAGACAGTCACCTGTGATACAGTCCCAAATTTTGATAAGACCATCTGCACCACTGCTAACCAGTTGCTTTTGCTTGTTCATGAAGGCGCACCTTTGGACAGCATTTGTATGCCCTTCCAACGTCTTGACACATGAGAAAGTATCCaagttccaaatctttATTGTCTTGTCACCTGAACTAGTCGCTAGCAGCTTGTCGTATTGGCAGAAGGATACATCCCAAAGACCACGCTTGTGACCCGCCAGGGTGGCTTTGCTCTCACCGGTCTCAACGTCCCATATTTTGCAGGTCTTATCATATGATGCTGTGGCAAACAACGAATCGTTTGGAGCTAGCGACAAGGCGTTAATATCCTTAGCATGTACATGGAAAGTATACTCCGATTGCTTGATCGTTAACAAATCGCTAATGTCTTCGTTAGCTGGCTTTGGTACCTTCCATCTCTTAACGGTCAAGTCGTTTGATGCAGTAATCAAAAACTCTGGCCAACCTCTTAACATCACATTTGGCAAAGCGACCGCAGTCACTGAAGCTGAATGACCAGTGAACTTGGCGTATGGGAAGAACTTAGCGGTCTCAACGTTAAATCTCCACAGGATCGCGGAACTGTCCTTTGAGCATGTTGCAAGCCATAGGCCATCCTCAGTAGCATCTAGCGAGTTCAGTAAATCTTCGTGACCTTCGTAAACTTCGACGTCAAGTGGGAGAGAATTCTCTGACGTCTGAGGGATTGGAATGATCCTTAAAGCGGGCGAGTTCGTGGCTAAGGCAATTTTGTTTAAACCTGGGCCCACCACTCTAATGTCAGCAATTGTACCGTGATTACCGGCGATTGATGATGCTACATTGATCAGTTCGTCATCAAAATTCGAGATAGCTTCTTCCATGTTGATAAGTTGCAATGTTTGATCGGACAGAACTAGGTAGAATTCTCTGCCACTTAAAATTGGCAGTACTCCAACAATGAAcagttcttcaataggCTTCTGGGTCTTCTTAATGACTTTTTGACTCTCGAGTGAAATTAACTGTAATACTGCTTCACCACCAGCAGTGTAAACCAGATCCGACTCGCGGACAAATCCACACGATTCGACCTGTTGGTGAACGGGTACAGTCTTTAACAACTTAGAATGCTTTTTCATATTGAATTCCCAAAGATTTACAATATCATCCCTACCACCAGATAACAACTTCACACAATCTTCACCCTCCACTTCCTTGAAATCCAGACCTCTAATTGCTGACGTGTGTTCTTGCATCGTATGCAAACATCTTCTCTTGACCAGATCCCAGACCTTGGCCACACCATTCGTGTCACCGGAAGCCAGTAGCCATTTATCACCATTAAGCTCTCCATGGAATTTCAGGCTCGAGATAGTACCACCATGACCTTTGAAGGAATGAGTAATATAGCCATTCTCCACATCAACGACACTAATACTACCATCGGTACCACCAATGGCAATTAATGTCGAAGTGGAATCAGAATCCATAACGTAGGAAGGTGATGATATCTTCATTGATCTCGTTATCTTCATTGAATCCAAGCTAAAGATTTTCAGTTGTTGAGCCTGAGAAACATAGCACAGGTATCTTCCATCTGGAGTGAGCCTCAAAGCGGTGATCTCttgctcatcatcattttcgATTGTATGTAGAAGCTTTTGAGTAGGTTTTAATTGAATGACATTGATCTCATCCAGCACTGGGGTCGCTAATATGCTACCATCTTCTGAAGTAGTACAAATAGCCCCACTTCCAGCGTAAATGGGACGTAACGAACTATTGGTATAGCTAGTCTTCAAATCCATGACGAAAGTAGTTATTAGGTCGATAAAATGGGCCAATAAACTGATAGACAGGCTGCTCTAGCTAATTTCTCAGCGTAATGAAagagcgatgagcttcaattattaaatttttcacctcGTCTTTTCTAACTCATCGCTAAGAATCGAAaaaaaataccaaaaaaaCCTTGATAATAATCAAGCCAAGACTGGCAAATGAATGCATGCAATGCAATTATATGCTACAAAGAGCGTTAAGAGATGTTATACAAATTTCCCAAGAATAGTAAtagaaaagaaaaatcaataaaAATAAACCAAAAGTGAAATTCGTTACTGCAACGCTTCACTAAATTCGAAAGCACCCGCTGTTGCTCCAGTACCgatgatctcttcgatATCTGCCAATGCACTTTCACTGAATAAGCCGCTCTTTGTGAACCGCAAGTTTTCTGCGGCAGCCTCCACCATACTTTGTCTACGTCTCCAGGAAGGAGCACCGCCGACGTCATCTAATTGGATAGGTGCAgtcaaagaagacaaaatGTCGGCATCAGCCAAGTCAAGTGCATGATCACTTCCCTCAGGTAGCGAGTACGGTGGCTCACTACCATCGTATAAGTCACTGTTGTCCTTTCCAAGGATTTCATGGATTTCTTCGAGCCCGACACTCTTGACTGAGCCCTTTCTTGACCTTGCGACATAGCCTTCTGGCTCGTGGGAAAGAAGATTGTCATGATGATCTACCTCTGACGTCTGCTCAGCCACGGCTGAGTCGCCCATTTCAGGCACTGTTTCGGGCGTTCGTCCCGCTTGAGAACTTTTCTCCAAGCGTTCTTGTCTTCGCTTCAACTTTaaaagcttcttcttcttcttcaatttccttctcttttcagccttcttcctttgtaACTCTTTCATCTTATCAatcttccttcttgtcCTTTCACTTCCAATGTAACCAATTGGGACCTTTCTGGTCGCGTTGACAGGCAACATGTACTCATCGTCCTCGAGTTCATTTACACCTTTGTTCCGGAAGGCTGAAAGCGGTACTTTCGGCTTCTCATACCAGTTGGAGACTGCCTGTGAAAATGAAGGTGTGctattttcttcatcctccAGCTCACTCATATTCAATAACTCATTCAACGTAAGTTCATCACCATTAGCGGAGCTCAGTTCGTGGCCAGATCGCAGATCAGGCGATTGGGATTTTGCTCTCTGCTGTTGTTCCACAAGCTGCTGATGTTCCTGTATCAGAGGATATAAGGATTTCGTAGAAAGGCCATCAATAATGGTGAATGGTTTACTGTCCGTTTCCCAGGTTCCAAGTTTTGGTGGCTTCAATCCAACCACGTTGGCGCTCACCACTTCTTTGGCCTTTGAACCGATGATTTTGCTTCTGGAACTTGGTGGAGGTAGATTATCGTCCTCGTCTGtagattcatcatcaacataTTCCACGGTCTCTAAGACATCATTCTTTGGGTTCTCTTTATTGCTTACATCTGTATCGTCGGTCATCTCGGAGAGTGAAGTAGAATCATCGTCGTCGTGATCTTGGAAGTAGAATGAATCAGGATCTAGGTCATCAATGTCAATAAACACATTCGTATCACtcaagtcatcatcatcatcgtaGCCAGCACCATCCATAGCGTCACTATCATCATCTGTATTAATAGCTGATGTATTCGGCACGGAACTTGAAACGCTTTGATCACCACGAGCTCTTTGGCTATCCTTGGGACTAttaat
This DNA window, taken from Torulaspora delbrueckii CBS 1146 chromosome 2, complete genome, encodes the following:
- the HTB1 gene encoding histone H2B (similar to Saccharomyces cerevisiae HTB1 (YDR224C); ancestral locus Anc_8.438), with translation MSAKAEKKPASKAPAEKKPAAKKTASSTDSNKKRSKVRKETYSSYIYKVLKQTHPDTGISQKSMSILNSFVNDIFERIATEASKLAAYNKKSTISAREIQTAVRLILPGELAKHAVSEGTRAVTKYSSAASQA
- the CCC1 gene encoding Ccc1p (similar to Saccharomyces cerevisiae CCC1 (YLR220W); ancestral locus Anc_8.437) — encoded protein: MSVVALKNAVVGLMSSRNKGQDDKAPLLTNDNASGTSRGLYGSSNDLEDGRADRANANVSRGSSNSTLSGKTSPNNDDEDGESHNSWSLLNSVDPRVISDLIIGLSDGLTVPFALTAGLSSLGDSKLVITGGFAELISGTISMGLGGYLGARSESDYYHAEVKQEKRKFYDNMTVINHEIEDILLEINPNFSDETIVSFIKDLQRTPELMVDFIIRYGRGLDEPAENRELISAVTIGGGYLLGGFVPLIPYFFVREVGTGLIWSVVVMVITLFWFGYYKTQVSMSDTCTLQKKMSDGLQMIAVGGIAAGSAWFLVRALG
- the HTA1 gene encoding histone H2A (similar to Saccharomyces cerevisiae HTA1 (YDR225W); ancestral locus Anc_8.439); translation: MSGGKGGKAGSAAKASQSRSAKAGLTFPVGRVHRLLRKGNYAQRVGSGAPVYMTAVLEYLAAEILELAGNAARDNKKTRIIPRHLQLAIRNDDELNKLLGNVTIAQGGVLPNIHQNLLPKKSAKPGAASQEL
- the UTP13 gene encoding U3 snoRNA-associated protein UTP13 (similar to Saccharomyces cerevisiae UTP13 (YLR222C); ancestral locus Anc_8.435), which produces MDLKTSYTNSSLRPIYAGSGAICTTSEDGSILATPVLDEINVIQLKPTQKLLHTIENDDEQEITALRLTPDGRYLCYVSQAQQLKIFSLDSMKITRSMKISSPSYVMDSDSTSTLIAIGGTDGSISVVDVENGYITHSFKGHGGTISSLKFHGELNGDKWLLASGDTNGVAKVWDLVKRRCLHTMQEHTSAIRGLDFKEVEGEDCVKLLSGGRDDIVNLWEFNMKKHSKLLKTVPVHQQVESCGFVRESDLVYTAGGEAVLQLISLESQKVIKKTQKPIEELFIVGVLPILSGREFYLVLSDQTLQLINMEEAISNFDDELINVASSIAGNHGTIADIRVVGPGLNKIALATNSPALRIIPIPQTSENSLPLDVEVYEGHEDLLNSLDATEDGLWLATCSKDSSAILWRFNVETAKFFPYAKFTGHSASVTAVALPNVMLRGWPEFLITASNDLTVKRWKVPKPANEDISDLLTIKQSEYTFHVHAKDINALSLAPNDSLFATASYDKTCKIWDVETGESKATLAGHKRGLWDVSFCQYDKLLATSSGDKTIKIWNLDTFSCVKTLEGHTNAVQRCAFMNKQKQLVSSGADGLIKIWDCITGDCLKTLDGHGNRIWAMNVCNDGDLIISADADGVFQFWRDCTEEQREQDLEKEKKKVEQEQTLQNYLSNEDWTNAFLLALTLDHPMRLFNVLRRSVIKSDDDTTSIFNKELDEVISTLSNEQLILLIKRSRDWNTNARTHNIAQKVIKCILLHHNISELCEIPGLVQLVDAIIPYTKRHFSRVDNLIEQSYILDYALVEMDRIL
- the RSA3 gene encoding Rsa3p (similar to Saccharomyces cerevisiae RSA3 (YLR221C); ancestral locus Anc_8.436), with amino-acid sequence MSEGEARAAKSVAKKSRRRKKRRTVDVSDSSSSDSSSDNESGRETKAVEVEEEDIQLTDDEVAVEEKMAFDVVETLDDKAKDKLNTIPFTTTELTERNDYNKGQSADLTKVKQSLQEDRQKLGTALNNMAEEKNKYLGLMFENYGEDINSLREAPDFTNKSLIMLANVLKDGTGMFDVDTLKTILN